In Tursiops truncatus isolate mTurTru1 chromosome 9, mTurTru1.mat.Y, whole genome shotgun sequence, a single genomic region encodes these proteins:
- the LOC101315760 gene encoding LOW QUALITY PROTEIN: olfactory receptor-like protein OLF3 (The sequence of the model RefSeq protein was modified relative to this genomic sequence to represent the inferred CDS: inserted 1 base in 1 codon; substituted 1 base at 1 genomic stop codon): MGQGNKTQTWVSEFILLRLSSDWGTQVSLCVLILAMYLATVVGNFLILLLIGLHSRLHTSMYFFLSVLSFVDLCYVNSFAPQMLAHLLSVXKSIPFHSCVLQLCAPLALGGSAFFLLGAMACDHCVMVCYPLHYTVVMHRGLCLGLAAGCLVAGFVNSLMETVITFRLLPCHSVINHFACATLAGLRLVCVDVCFSEVMVVASVFPVIVLPFXLVLVSCGRTVVAILRICSTQRRSKVPGTRASHLTVVCVCFGTAIFTYLGPRSASSVEEEKTVALFYAVVAPMLNSLIYSLRNKDVTAALYKFLEKFRDKG, translated from the exons ATGGGCCAGGGAAATAAAACGCAGACATGGGTGAGTGAGTTCATTTTGCTGCGGCTGTCCAGTGACTGGGGGACTCAAGTCTCCCTTTGTGTCTTGATCTTGGCCATGTACTTGGCGACTGTTGTGGGAAATTTCCTCATTCTTCTTCTGATCGGACTGCACAGCAGGCTTCATACCTCCATGTATTTCTTCCTTAGTGTTTTATCTTTTGTGGACCTTTGTTATGTAAACAGTTTTGCCCCACAAATGCTGGCCCACCTGCTCTCAGTCTAGAAGTCCATCCCGTTCCACAGCTGTGTGCTCCAGCTCTGTGCACCCCTGGCATTGGGTGGGTCTGCGTTCTTTCTGCTGGGAGCCATGGCCTGTGACCACTGCGTGATGGTGTGCTACCCGCTGCACTACACAGTCGTCATGCACAGAGGGCTGTGCCTGGGGCTGGCTGCCGGCTGCTTGGTGGCTGGTTTCGTGAATTCACTGATGGAAACAGTCATCACCTTTCGGCTTCTCCCGTGTCACAGTGTTATTAATCACTTTGCCTGTGCGACCCTAGCAGGGCTGCGGCTAGTCTGTGTGGACGTCTGCTTCAGCGAGGTCATGGTGGTTGCCTCAGTATTTCCGGTGATCGTGCTTCCCT CCCTGGTTCTGGTCTCCTGTGGCCGCACAGTTGTTGCCATTCTGCGCATCTGTTCTACTCAGAGACGTAGCAAAGTGCCCGGGACGCGCGCTTCTCACCTCACTGTGGTTTGCGTGTGCTTCGGGACTGCCATCTTCACCTACCTGGGGCCACGGTCAGCCTCCTCAGTGGAAGAGGAGAAGACGGTTGCTCTGTTCTATGCTGTGGTGGCACCTATGTTGAACTCCTTGATTTACAGCTTGAGGAATAAAGACGTTACGGCTGCTCTCtataaatttttagagaaattcAGAGATAAAGGGTAA
- the OR6B1 gene encoding olfactory receptor 6B1 has product MEVENQTRVTRFILVGFPGNWGVRAAVFLMLLVACIPTVAGNVIIVVLVQQNLPLHEPVYFLVASLSLETWCISVTVPRLLFSFWSVSNSISFTHCMIQLYFFIALMCTERVLLAAVACDRDVATCRPLHCPTIMSHGLCFLLPLGSCTNGFGISLAKIYFISCLSFCGPNIVDHFFCDICPVLKLSCTDMSTAELVDFVPALVIFLSPPALTVLSCGCILATILRMPTGKQKAFPACASHLVVVTIFSSATVFMYVWPRAIHAFNMNKVISIFYAIVTPALNPFIYCLRNREVREALKKLAYCQATRSGGSVIID; this is encoded by the coding sequence ATGGAAGTGGAGAACCAGACACGGGTCACCAGGTTCATTCTGGTGGGGTTTCCTGGGAACTGGGGTGTGCGTGCAGCAGTGTTCCTCATGTTGCTCGTGGCCTGTATTCCGACAGTGGCTGGAAATGTGATCATCGTCGTGTTGGTGCAGCAGAACCTGCCACTGCACGAGCCTGTGTACTTCTTGGTGGCCAGCCTGTCCTTGGAGACCTGGTGCATCTCTGTGACTGTACCCAGGTTGCTGTTTAGTTTTTGGTCCGTGAGCAACAGCATCTCCTTCACTCACTGTATGATacaactttacttcttcattGCACTCATGTGCACAGAACGTGTGCTCCTGGCTGCCGTGGCCTGTGACCGTGATGTGGCCACCTGCCGCCCACTGCACTGCCCCACCATTATGAGCCATGGGCTctgcttcctcctgcctcttGGTTCCTGTACCAATGGCTTTGGCATCTCCTTGGCTAAGATCTACTTCATCTCTTGCCTCAGCTTCTGTGGCCCCAATATCGTCGATCATTTCTTCTGTGATATCTGTCCAGTACTTAAGCTCTCCTGCACAGACATGTCCACAGCTGAACTGGTGGACTTTGTCCCGGCACTGGTCATCTTCCTCTCCCCCCCTGCTCTCACTGTCCTGTCCTGTGGATGCATTCTGGCCACCATCCTACGCATGCCCACAGGAAAGCAGAAGGCGTTTCCTGCTTGTGCCTCCCACCTCGTGGTGGTCACCATCTTCTCTTCAGCTACTGTTTTCATGTATGTCTGGCCCCGAGCCATTCATGCCTTCAACATGAACAAAGTTATTTCCATCTTCTATGCCATTGTTACCCCTGCTCTTAACCCTTTCATTTATTGTCTAAGGAACCGAGAGGTCAGAGAGGCTCTGAAGAAACTGGCTTACTGCCAGGCCACCCGATCTGGCGGTTCTGTTATAATTGATTAG